The genomic DNA AGGAATGGGCATCATTTAAAAATCCTGAACTTGGAAGTGGAGGTAGTAATAGACAAGATTTTGAGTGTATTTTtgatagaaagagggacataaggGTTATACTAGGGAGgttatataaatacatgtatatatattatatttttaaaagtatataccaGAACAGGGACATGCATGGTTGGAGGATTGTGGGAGTCTAAAACAGTGGACTGTAGGgacatttgtcatttttctggCTACTCATCAACTTCTCATTTTGGGGAATGCCTTTTTGTGGGTAGTATTTGCAGGGCATAGTGCCTGAACACCAATATACAAGTTGAAGAAGCAAAGTCCATCATGGCTGCACCCTCTGGATACCTCTGTGTAAGAGGTATCCTGAGTTTAGTTAATCTGATGCTTCAGGTCCCCTGCCTCATTCCCTTTCTCCACCAGGGTTTCCCAGGGCCCTTGGGCTGGTGCCTGgtgcagggcaggtggggagcagCTCCAGGGGACCCAGGACAAGCATGTCCCCTCTCCATGGCTCTTCTGGCCTTAGCTCAGGTCCAGGGTGAGGTGCTGCCTTCTAGCAAGATGAAGCTCCCaggaaagttgtccttttctcttgtctttctctcccaagGCAGAAGGGGACAAGCCACCCACTTCCAGAGAGGGAGCTGGCAGGCAAGAAGGTGCTGGCCCACCAGCTCCCCACCCTTTGCATTCACACCTTACCATGGTCTGAAGCTGAACTCCTATTGGGGGAGAGGGGTGCGATATAGTACAGGCTTTGTAGCCTCACTGATCTAGGTTCAAATTCCACTACAGATAGTGAAACCCCTAATCTGCAAATGATGGCAACACTGTccgattaaaaacaaaaagtttgGTGGGAATGTAGCATGCAGCTGTGATGGAGAACAGTACGGCGGTTCCTCGAGATACCAGCATAGGATGACCATATGAGCCAGCAATTCTGCTTGTGTACataccccaaagaactgaaagcagggactcaggtATTTGTgtacccatgttcacagcagcattattcacgataaccaaatggtggaagaAACCCAGGTggccatcagtggatgaatgggtaaacacaAGGTGGTATATACATGCaacggagtattattcagctCTTAAAAAGGACATTTCATCACATGCTACAgtatggatgaaacttgagggtaTTTTGCCAAGTGAAGCAAGCCGGTTatgaagacaaatactgtgtgatactGTCTGTCATCAGGTCCCTAGTGTAGACAAATCAGAGACATAAAGTAGAacggtggtttccaggggctgggtggtgggggagttagtgtttaatgggtgtGGAGTTTCACTTGGGGAAGAGGAAAGCAGCCCAGCAAATGAATGGTGGTTATGGGTGCACagtaatgtgaatgtacttaatgccattgaaccatgtacttaaaaatggttaaaatggtaaatttcatgttgtgtattttacaatttttaaaaaaagtctcaaaaaaaaaaagctgcgtGGCCAATAGGAACATCTCCTTGTCAAATTCAGCCTCAGCTGTGCAATGTGTCACGGGCACTGGAGGCAGGAGAGGCTGCGGGTGGGTCGGGGGCTGAGATGCTTCAGGTCGAAGCGGGGAAACGACAGCAGAAAATGGAAGAAGGGACCACAGCGTGGGCTTAGCCCTCGTCCCCAGGCCCCCGCCCCTCTGTCCTCGTCCCCGCAGCGACTCCTCCTCCATCTTTGGTCCATCTTCACTTGGCATCTGGATGTAGCCCCTCCTGCTTAAAATCCTTGAGCAGCTCCCCCACTGCCTCAGCTTCGGCCTCACAATCACACTGTTCTAAGCCGTTTCCCCGTTTCCCAGTCCTGACTTTCCTGAACCCCAGGTTCCTTTATGTCACAATTAACAGGTAGCAATTAACAAATATTATCCCTCCTTTTCTTAACAACCCTGCAGGGTAGGTTTGTTGactccattttagagatggggaaaCCGGGTCTCCCACCGACTGGGTGGGACTCGGAGGTCCAAGCTCTTTTCAACACACAAGTCCTCTGTCGTTTGCTCTGGTGCCTCAGTGCCTTTGTTTAGGCCCAGCACAATCCGTCAGCCCTCAGGCTGAGGCCCCAAAAGTGCCTTGACACCACCCACACCCTTGCCCCAGGCTCTGCTGGCTTTGTGCATAGTGCTCACACTGTTGGAAATCACCTTACTTGCTTACACGTTTACTACCCTTCTCCCCACTAGAACATGAGCTCTGGGGAGTAGGGATCGTGTCTGTCTGGCACCCTGGCACATGCCACAGTGCACTACAGGTGCTccacagatgctcaataaacagcCACAGTGAGGTGAGCTGACTGATGAGCAGTCGGGTCCCCCCAGCCCTGGTCCCGGCCCCCATCCTGGGTGCTCCCTGAGTCCTCTGAAGCTGGAGGAGCTGTCAGTCCCATGCACCAGACCTTGGCATTATTCTTCCTCTTGGGTGCCCTCTGACAGACCCCAGCTGCCTGGGTGCAGCACCTGCCCTACACTGGAGCTCAGCCACCTCTTGCCACACATCTGAATCAGTGCTGAAACATCCCCAGTTGGCACCTGGTTTGTTCCTGTTTCATTCTCACTATGGGCTTGGAATCAGGTCCAATCTTCTGAAGGGCAGGGCCCACCCTGCACAAAGCCCCACGGGGCTGGGGTCTccctgaggcacacagagactGGCCAACCTCAAGGGGAAACCTGGGATCAGGTCCAGCGAGCATAAGCTACCAGCAGCCGCAGGTTTTATTGTGACCAGAATCTCCTGGTCACGTGGGAGGGGATGGGGCAGAGGGACATTCAGTCTGATGCCATGTTAGCAGGCCGGGACTCGAGGCCAAAGTTCTGGCCAGCTGTGTCctgcctcttcccccaccccactggcGGGGAAGGGCGGAGGAAAGGGGGATCCGTTTCAGCAGAGTCCTCAGCCTCAGCCAGGGGATCTGAGGAAGGGGGAAGCGGTTGGTAGCGGGGGTCCAGGTGGCCCCCAGATGCTCCGGGCACTTTGGGCAGACTTCTGCACATGTTCTTGGTGGGTTTAGGGGAAAGCAATAGGCGCACTCTGCCcgtggggagagggtgggagggagggaagcaaaggCTCAAGGGGAAAAGTCACTGGTCAGCGACCACACAGGTGGGACTTTGGAATCCTGACTGCTAGTCAGGGCCGCGTCCACCCACTGCCTCCTGGTACTCATCCCAGCCTGGGCATCCAGCCTGGCCAGCCTTGGGTCCTATGCGGGGATCTGCACGTGGCCCAGGTCCTGGTCCATGATCTGGAGGACGTCGTCCAGGATGGAAGGCCCCAGGTCCACATGCAAGGAGAGCAGGGAGCTGGCATGGGACAGGAAGGGCTCTTCGGCCTCCAGCTCAGGGCTCAGCCCATTGTGGGCGGAGCCAGCCTCTGGGATTCTCCAGATGTCCACACTCCCTGTGTCCTGTGGGGAAGGCTGCAGGGAAGGCGGAGGGGTCTCCAGGTGCAGGCGAGGGGGCTTGGGTGGGGCCTGAGTTGTGGGCAGGGTGAGGGCCTGGGGCCCACCGATGACCGGGAGGGAGATGGCGTTCTTGAGCAGAGGGGACGGCCCGTCGGGGAGCTCCCGCCCACACAGCGTGGCGGTGCGCGTGAACTGGAAGGGGAGGTCAAAGGTGCCGTCCTCCTCAGGTCCCTCGACCACCGTCCCCGGCAGGAGGTGGAACTTGCCCTGCAGGAAGGAGATGTCACCAAACATGTCGCTGCCGCCACCACTGCCGATGTGAATGGTGTGCCGGAAGTCGCCCAGGGGAGGGCTGATCATGTCTGAGGACAGCAGGTCCCGCAGCTTCGCCTTCTTGCCCTTGCTGCTGCCGCGCTTCAGATAGATGGGCACCTTGGTGGACATGGCGACCGCACCACCCAGGCCCGGCTGCCCGGGCTGGCCACCCACTGGGACCACGGCCTCCTCTCAccacctcaaccacaaacacccACAGAGGGTGGAGTTCAGAATCCAAAACTTGCCAAAGGGCTAAGACTAGGGTGTGTGGTGTGACCAAAGTGAGTCCAAGGAATGAGAGAGGAGACGAGCGATCAATGAAGTCACGGGGTTGAGATAACAAAAATCACTTTCTCccaaaagggttgaaaactcttCTGAAGATTGGGAGCAAAAAGGCGGCGATCTTGCAGGCAGCAGTGCTCTCTGGTCTTGTCCTCCAGAGGGCCTCCCTGGCCTGGGGCCGACGAGCTGAAACACCAAGGGTACAAGTCAGGGACGGACGGATGAACGGCCAAGGAGCATCTCCTTTCTGGGGCCCCTGCATCAGCCCAGGGAGCCCTGCGAGAAGAAGCAGGGTTCACTCAGAGACTCACTGCAGCTTAGAGCCTGGATCACCAGCGCCAAGTGGGGAACCTGAGGCCCAGGAACCTGAGTGACAGGCCCGAAGACATACAAAGTCCTGGCTCTGGTCTCTTGCCCTGGGTCCCTGGCGCTGCTCATCACCATCACCTCCGTGCTCACCCCCTATTCCGAGTCAGCTGTGCTCCAGGACACAGCAAGCGCCAAGCTACATAGGGGTCTCACAGACATCTCAATTCCCTACTTGACTGAGGAGACCTTGTAACCCTGTCTTGCCTGCCTCCCCAGGCCTGGCACAGGctggacacatagtaggtgctcagccaACAGTGATGAACGAGTGATACCTCAATCATGTCCCACCTGGAAGTGAGGTCATCTTCTCAGAGTTAGTTTTCCTTTACTTCTCCTCCTAGTTAGCAGTTCCTTTGAGCAGGGGTGAGTCTAACACAGCTTttgtccctcctccctgcccagcaCCTCAGGGAGAGATAGAGCAAGGAGTATAAACACTTTTGGGGGCTCTGCTCTGTGCCTGGCATTTTGCTGAGTTCTTTGCAAacacatctcatttaatcatcataatTTCCCTCCTAGCATGCCCCTTTTAAAATTAGAGGTATAAAACATTTTGGAGGGCTTCCCACAAGTTATTGCAGAGGGAgagaaacaaaatgcaaaaatgtAGTACAAAGGATCCTGTTTATTGAAAGCATTGCCCAACTGCCCTCCTATGTACACACACCTACAGGTACAGGTCTGCATAGGATTATATCCTATATAAGAAGAAAGAATCTGGGAGGCCAGCACTGATGGGGTTATCATATGGTCTACCTAaactggggtgggaggcagggatggGGTGTGGGGTCGGGGACGTGGGAGGAAAGGTGTCCTCAATAAAAATTATCTGTAACACTTGGTTGCACTACTATACAGTGATATCTGTGAATATGAATGGATGGTCGCTAAAATGTTGATTGTGGTTCTCAAGGTGGTAGAACTTCAGGTGactgcttttcttcttcataCTTTAATAAGCTCAAATTCTCAATAATAAGCATGTATTACTTATGTGCACATATTATTTGTGTAATTAGAaacaataaagctatttttaatgTGGAAAAAATAATACACTCTGGAAGAGTGTCATACTGGTTAGCAGAAAAAGGAAGTGTTGCAAGTTCCCCGCAGTTCCCACGGTGGGGGACTGGCTCCATACATGATAACATGTgacacagagagcccagatatggaATCAGAGtacaaaaggcaaataaagaaaattgtccaaggtcacccaCTGGGTAACCAGATGAGCCCACCCTTTCCCCCAGCTGGCAGGGGCTGAACAAGCGGGAAATGGCTCTGGGCGGGGCAGGGCAGCAGCAGGGAGGCCTCTGCCAGCTCCTCGGTCCCATTCTTCCACTAGGACAGGGTCCGGAGAATGAGGGGCTGGCAGGAGGGagcaggagggaagaaggaagatgcAGGAGGGGCAGAGTCACAACTCCACCCACAGCCAACCCAGGTCCTCACTCAGGAAACGCCACCCCAGACCGGACACCTCGGGTCAGTCACATTGAGCTACAGAGACCGGACATCTCGCCCCTCCCGGAGCACCTGCAGCTTAACAGGAAACAAAGGAATGACTCTCCAGCGTGGAATTCCAGCTAAGCTTGGAAGGAGctgcagggagggcaggggagacAGTGGGTGCCTGAGGTCTTAGAATCCCAATGCCCACTCATTTAACAGTTACCTCTGCCCACCATGCCAGGCCTGGGGGGCATGTAGACACACATCCTGGGGTAGCTTTCCCTTCCTTTAGCACATAGAAGGTGGGGCTGACTGGTGGGATTTGCCCAGGGCCTGGGCCAGCGCCCCGCCTCCCCATTACACAGGGGCGCCAAGACAGCTTGAGTGTTTCCACAACAAACTGGGCGTCCCTGACAGCTGTCTCCCTCCAGCCAGATGTACCCACCCAATTCCAGATGTGGGGAGAACTGAGGCTAGGGAAGAAGGGTTGGGCCAGTGTCAACCACCCAGGGGAGAGCTGGGAATTGTAACCATCAAGCCCCAAGTATTTAGTCAGACTTGGCAACCCCGAGACCCCAGGCTCCAGCTTCCCCTGTAGTTTCCATTCTAGTGCTCCGAGGCACAGCACACTGGGTGTCATTACTGCCCTTACAGAGGCAGAAGCTGAGCCTGAGGTTTTTGCCAGGTCAGTCATCTAGTAAAAGCAAGAGTGGGCACTGGTACCCAGCTGCGTCCCTGCAGCTCCCATGCAGAGGGCCATGCCAACCTCCACAAACTgcctgggaagcaggagagaaaaaGGCTTCCAGCTTAGCTGGGGCTACCAGGTCCCTAGGCTGCCTCCATTTAAATCCTACCTCTTGGCTGTCCCCCTCCCCCAACTTGCAAGTGTCCAGAGGTATGAGAATGAGCTCCGCGTCAGGATAAGGCTATGGAGGGCTGGAAGGCACAGCTCAGGGCAGCCGTCCCAGTCCCACAGGCTTGTTCTGAACAGGAGCCCTGGGCCTCCTTCAGAGAAAACGACTTCCGGGAAACAGCACCCGCCCCCTCGGGTCACATGGAATACTTGGCCACTCCCTACCAGCGGAGTTCAAAGAGAAGCGCCTCCCCCCACCCCGGCCCCCAACCTTGTCAGGAGACTGACTTTGAGTCCATTTCCACCTGGAACTCTGTCACCTTGGCAAGACACCTCTCCTCTGGGTCTCACCttacccatctataaaatgggctgaCACCAAAGCCATTACCAGAAGGCTACTGGAGATACTGCAATACTACTGCCTTACTGCAAGTGAGAACACGGATGTACGACAGGGTTAGCGGGTCACTGAGAGCCccgtcattcattcaacagctgTAAGGCCTTCCTCAAGCATTTTTATTCTCTGGGGTCAGTGCTCTAAAGACCAAAAACGAAGTGGCCCTGGCCACAGGCGTCGGCCTGCTGCTGCCCGACTTGACCTAGCCTGTGTAGAGTCCTCCTCGCAGGCCTAGGGGTCTCTGGGGTCCCGGCGGAGCGGCGCTCGGCTCGGCGGCCGCCAGGTGGCGCGTTTGATCTACTGCCCCGCATCCCAAAGGAGTCCGGGCGCGCACCGGGGTCTCCAGGGCGCCTCCGGCTCCAGGTTGACGCCCCCAAAGAAGCGTCACCTAAGCGTATTAGATGTGGCTTGTctgagggatttttttctttttcatgtcggTGGGGTTCTGGTCTCACAATCAGACAATCAAAGGAAAATGGGGCGATCGGAGACCATGCGTGGGTCTCCAAGCTCTGGGAGGAGCCTGCCCCCAGCTTTCCGGCCTGGGCGATGTCCGATTGTCCGCCCGGCGCAGGGCCAGATCTTGGGCGTGCGGGTCCCCGGCCCTGGCTCCCGCAGGTCCCGCTCCTCAATCCCCGGCTTGGGTTCCGGTGCCCATCCCTCCATGCCTTTTGCCCAAGCGCAGCCCAGCCCAGACTGGGTAGGTTTCAGGACACTCGCGGCCGCGGCTAAAGATAGGAGGACACCTCACCATCGACTAAAAATACGACCCCCGGCGCGGGCGAGGACGCCGGGCGGCGGGAGGGCGCTCCCGCGTCCCGGGGGTGGGACAGGGGCTGGAGCACAGGGTTGAGGGCGGGACCGCGAGTTCGGGTCCGGGATGCGCGGCGCCCCGCAAGAATAGGAGTCGTGGGCGTGGCCGCCGGAACCGAGGCGTGGGCGGGAAACACGGTGGAGCGAGAGGCTCCCGGGAAAGGACGCGCGGGAGGTGAGACGCGGGCAGAGCGCAAGCTGGGAAGGGGCACCACGGATATGGGCCTCTCCGGGGGTCCCCTCGGAGCCGCGAAAAAGGCTGCAGAGGCCCGGCTCGAACTCACCTTGGGGCGAGCAGGCGGCCGACCCGCAGGCGGCAAAACTTCGGGGCTGGACTGCGCGGCGACGGGACCCGATCCCGGCTTTGAAGTTACTGTGCTCCCCGTGGCCCCTGAAGCTCCGCCCGGCCCGCAGAGCCAATGCCGGGGCGGCCCCAGCCAGGTCCCGCCCGCAGCCACGCCCCACTACGGCCCCGCCCGGGTTCCTGCGTGTGTTTCCCCTTTCCAGGCACTGCGCAGGGGGAGACAGCCGCCCGGGCTCCGGAGCCCCGGCTGTACTGCGCGCGCTCCAGCTGTGCTCGTCGGAGCCCGGACGCTCGGTTGTAGAAGGGCGGAGGGGGCGGCAGCCGGAAGCCCGAATTTGAGTTCTTCAGAATTCCCAGGGTGTCCTTGGACTCATTCCGTCGCTGAAGGGTTGGGTTTGGGGAGCCGCTCGCACAAGCGTATTCCGTGACTACCAAAGAATGAATGAGGCCTGGGAGGGGCCTACGTTAAAATGTTACCAACCTGTGAGAGTTTCAGGAGTttacacccccaccccccatgaaAAGAGGGCATGGAGGGTGTGCGGGCAGTGGCCTGGGCACACCCGCCGTTGTTTGCCATCAGGCTAGGCAGCTTCCGGGGCGATGGAGCGACCCATACTTAGACTGCTTCCAACGCTggtccattcattctttcattcatagaggATTAGAAACACTTAATTGAACGGCAGGCTCCACACAGGATGCTGGAGAGAGACTGAAGGAAATTCTGCCCTTGTCCTTTCAGCAATTCCACAGATCCTTGTTGAGCATCTACTAGGTGCCAGGTGCTGTTTTTGCCTCTGGGGTTTCAGGCCCCTGGAAAAGGTGGAAGTCCGAAGGTCGGGGCACCATGGAGGTCTCTGCTGGACCTGAAAGTGGCAAGAAGGTGGGCTCTGGAACCTCCGACCCCACAGACTTCTTACCCAGCCATTGCcacccttctcctcccctctgtccCACAGTACAGCCCTGGAAGGTGGGGACAGCTGTGTGCCAAGCCCCGAGGACTGCCACACCCAGGTTCTGAGCTGGCTCTGCTACCTGTTTGCTCTTTGGCCACAGACAAAAGACGGGCCGTTCTGAACCTCCTGGCCTGTAAGTGGGAGTTACATGAGTCCCAAACAAGGTAAGGGATTTGCATGTGTTTGTTAATGGGAACACACAACCCCCTGCAGAGGGCAGTTTCATGGAAACTGGCATGTTGGGGCTGGCGGGCTGGCCTTACCCCCTGACCTGGAATGACTATAATGATGAAGCCCCCTGAGCCTGCAGGAATGTGGCTGAGGCACAGTCCCCCATCCTCTGCACGTCTGCTGAGAGTCTCCCATTGGGTGGGGGGGCCGGGAAGGTCAGGAGCTCCACCCAGAGCTAGTGACAAATTGGTAAGATTCAGAGACGGAAGAAAAGTCACTCACCAGGGCCCCACAAACCTAGGAACCAACTCCAGAGCTTTTTGGAGAGGTTCTGGGAGTGGGGGACAATTGCGGGGCAGTGGGAGATGGGTAGAGAGCAGCAGATTtgcccccaacccccagcctGACTCTAGCCCTTGCTCCCCTCCCTAAGAGACTCATTAGTGACCTGTCAGTCTGGCTGCCAGGCCAGGATTCCTAACCAGGGCCCAGAGCCATAGGAACTGCCATCTGTGCTCTGGAGACTGTTTTAAGTCCACCTTGATGTGACAAAGTTTCACCTAGTGCTGCCTTCCCATGCTGTTCAGCACACTCCTGCTGCCAGCCAGGGGGAGGGCCCCCCGAAGCCTACTGCCAAGGTGTGGTTTGTGCCTGGTGGTGAGTCCTGCACTGTGCAAACTGTCAGGTAGGCAGCAATTTCCCTCCATTCACAGAGGAGGTCAGGTCACTGAGCTGGGGCCTGAGGAATCCCTGGGGAGCCTGCTGTCAGCAACTCAAAGTTCCCAGCCATCATGGGGCTCCTGAAATTAAAGAGCATTTATAAGACAGGATTTCACTTACTAAAATTGACTTTTTCAATGCAACTTGTCAGGCCGTGTGTAAGGGCCTGACTGTGGGCAGCGAGGCTAGGACCCTGGGCCAGGGGATGGCCAGGGTGTCCTGCATTCCTGACCCAACAGACACTGAGGCCAAGTGCCCTGCCCTTGCTCAGCCTCACTGCATGTCCAGGTCTGATTCCTCAGCCAAGGCCTGGACTTGTCCCTGGAAGGGCTTCTGGACTCCCTGGCGGCTAAAGGGGCAGGACCCTGGGGGGCATTCAGGAGGGGTTAGAAGCAAGGAAGGCTATGATGAGGCAATGCCTGGCATGGGATATTGACATCCTCCTCTGCCTAGAGGTCGCCCTGGGCCCTGGGATGGGCCTAGACTGTTCCCCCCAACACCCACCCCATGGTTGCTCCCCCAACAAGGCCCTGTAATCACCGTGCAGAGACTGACTcagccttccttcctctcccaggCTCTCCTTCCTGGAAACCATTCACGtcctcagccccagcccccacgGGCCCggggggagagagaaggaagctggGGAGGTTAGCTGGGGAGGACGGAGGGCAGGACCCCCTAGGCTGGAGCCAGTTCTTCACGGCCCTGACTACCTGAGGACCTAGGTTCTCTCGGAGGCAGACTGGACAATGGGGCCCAGGAGCCTGGGAGCAGATCTGGGAGTGGAGGGTCACAAGGGAAGGACGGTGATGATCTTGGAGGATCTCGGGAGAACCGTGAGAGGAGTCAAGGCCTTCGGAGGGGCCTCagctcccacccccactcccacccccaccctcaccctgcCCAGGCCACAGCGCTGCAGAGAGCTGAACAGGAACTCCATCCCCCCCAGGAGGCCTCCGCTCTCCCAGCCTGAGCTCAGCCTGCAGGCCCCCGTGGCCTGAGCCAACCCTAGGCCTGGGTTGGATTCTTCCTTGATTGTTTCTTGTTTCCTTCCTCCCCTGGGCTCCTGCCAACTCCAGCCCTGCCCTGGTCGCACTCCAGCCCTCTTCAAAGAACTCCGACCCCTCAGAGGCTGGGATTTGAGATGAGTCCTCTCGGAGCTACCCCCAGCCTCTGCCTTGAACCCCTCCTTGGGAGTTGGGGGACAGGGTCTTACAGGAGGACTTTCCTTTGGGTCTCGATTTTGGCTCCAAGCCCTAGGCCATGGGGGTTTCCAGAGTGGTGACAGCCTGTTGTAGCAGGGACTGCCCAGGCACTTCCTCCCAGAAACCTCTGGGAgcatccagcctccagagctgtcagAGGGGAACACAGAGCCAGAAGGAACGATCTTTCAGCGCTTTCCACCCCTGCAAGACGCCTTGTCATTATTCATTTTGAAAAGTGATATTTGCATCTGCCTTGTGCCCAGGGCTGCGCTGGACTAGAGaaaacacaaatggccaacacTGGACCCTAGCCCTCAGGGAACAGATAACGTGAGTGAAACAAATAACCAATCCTGAAACAGCAGGTTCTGTGCCGTAATGGAAGGCCTTCAGGGCAGAGGCCATCTCTGATTCACCTCTGTCTATCCCAGGCCAGCAGGGATGAGGCTGTCAGTGACTGTGGGTTGAATTAAGAACCAAAAAGAACAGCAGTGAGTTTGTTCTACTAGAGGtgagaaagcagatggacaagtTAAGGAGGCTTCAAGGAGGAGGTGATTTTTGAGCAAGCTATTAATGGATGAGTAGGAGTTTACCAGCCAGAGAAATGGAAGGTCGTCCCAGGGGAGCAGCAAAGGCACTGGCAAAGGCCAGGGGGAGTGCAAGTAGATGCGTGGTGGGATCAGGAAACAAAAAGTGTCCAGAAGACTGTGGCATAGGAGAGGTCTAAGAGGGTATAGTCTAAGAAGGTAGTGGGTGGGCACTGTTTTCCTTGTCCAAATCCATCTCTCTTATTCTGGTGACCACCCCTCAATTTTCCAGAATCTCCAGTATGAATGACCTCACCCCCAGGCTCTGAAAGTAGGTCTGACCCCCAGGCCTAGCCAATCGGAGTCATAGGGATAGTTCGGGGATGATACCAATAAGGTTCTGCTTGGCCACTTGCTGGGACTGTTAGGGTTACAGATGCCCAGCTGTCACTCCAGGGCTGCTGGTGGCCAGTTCTGCCACCCTGTGGGGAGAATCAACCAGAGAAAAAAGCCAGCACAGAGAGGAGCCGAGACAAGAGAATGAATCTTGTGCTTGTGCTCCTGGATTTAGTCATACCTGAAAGTCCATTGTAGAGACCAACAAATTACACTTTATGTTTAGTCCAGTTGGGAATATGTTTCTGTCACTTGCCACTGAGAATCTTTCCCATTAAGGAATAATTAAAGGCAGGCAGTAGCTCATGACAGCTTTTGAATAGCatgggaaggaaataaagatctgTGTAGAAGTGATCAGAATTATATTTTTGTcacttaaattacttttttgACATGAGAATGCTTTCATGTGGCTCAAAATTCAAAAGTCACAAGAGGCAGAAAGTCTCCCTCTTACTGCTGCTCCATGAGCACCAGCTCTGTTCCCCATAGACAACCAGTGTTACCAGTTTCTTGTAAACACTTCTGAAAACACTTTGCATATGCTAGCAAAGCCCTTCCCAACTTTTTTACACAAACCGCAATATTTGGTCAAGTAGAACCCCGAAGTGCTGGAAGCCCTGGTGGGAGTGGGAGGCAGGCCTGTTACAGGGGACAGTGGGGGGAGTTCTTCAGGGACTACAGGAAATCGCATTTTATTGAGCCTCTGGTGTTCATATTGTCCTGCACTTTGCTCTTTTCAGTTAGCATTATACACATGACCACTCCACATCAGTACACAGAATGTGGTCTCGTTTTCACTTTTTACAACTGCATGTTATTCCAATGTACCCTGATTGACATAAGTCGGTCTCAGCTCATGGATGTTTAGGTTGCTCTCAGCCCTTTCCTATGACAACACAGTGAGTCAGCTTGCACAAATGCTGTTTCACATGCACGTGAGCAAGCTGTGGACTAAATTCCTAAGGCCTTGAGGGTCAAAGGACATATGCAGTTGTCACTTGGTCAGCTCTTGTCAGCTTGTCCTCAGGGGACACGCCAGGTACCAGGCCCCCTGCATGGACAACAGAGCCCATTTCTCCTCAGCCTCACCAGCTGATTCTCAATCTTTTTGATTTTTGTCAGTCTGAAAGGTAAAAGCCAAACAGAGCCAGAGGAACCTTGGTGTAGTTTTGGT from Manis pentadactyla isolate mManPen7 chromosome 9, mManPen7.hap1, whole genome shotgun sequence includes the following:
- the CDC42EP2 gene encoding cdc42 effector protein 2 — encoded protein: MSTKVPIYLKRGSSKGKKAKLRDLLSSDMISPPLGDFRHTIHIGSGGGSDMFGDISFLQGKFHLLPGTVVEGPEEDGTFDLPFQFTRTATLCGRELPDGPSPLLKNAISLPVIGGPQALTLPTTQAPPKPPRLHLETPPPSLQPSPQDTGSVDIWRIPEAGSAHNGLSPELEAEEPFLSHASSLLSLHVDLGPSILDDVLQIMDQDLGHVQIPA